Below is a window of Sceloporus undulatus isolate JIND9_A2432 ecotype Alabama chromosome 9, SceUnd_v1.1, whole genome shotgun sequence DNA.
CCTATCCTGGCCCCGAGGGTTTGGCTGATCGGAGGCTAGGGGAACATAGGCCATTGGGTCTGTGCGGACAGCCCCTAAGACTCCTTTTGCATGTATTACCATCAAGCCAAATGttacccatcctgtatctgtgcatttcattcattttacTACTCAAGTCTAGTATCCTACATTTCACCCTGTTTAAActcattttgttggttttgacccagctttctaatctattaaggtcattttgaatttgatcctgtcctcattaaaaccacattaaatgACCTGCCGGAGAGATATGAATCAGTATACCCTAGAGGTCATGAAGCGAGTCCAACAGACTTAATGGAAATATCATCAATATAACTAAAAGAAATATATACTCCTACcacagaaggaaaaagggaagaaattAAATATTGTGTGCAAgaagaaaacacatacacacacaaaaccaggACATTTCAATAATCATAGGTGGTTAGATTGCCAAAAATAAGAAGCAGAGCAGAGTCAAACATTACAGGAGAATTTAGTCTAAGATCAATTAAACAAGAGAGTGACTTacagaattttgtgaggccaacagtttaTAGGTTTAGTTtggaaaatgttttattcatgcAACTGGACAGAAAACTGTATACACTGATGCCGCCAGATAGCTAACACAGAAATCAAATATTTGACAAGCAATACTGAAACCAGAATGTGGCACAGAGCATGGGCTGCTAATTTCAAAAGTTAGTATTAGTTTAAAGAAGTACATGAAATCAGTCACAGCGGCAAAATACAACCTGGAAAACATTCCTTTTAAATTTAGACTACGTATAAAATAGATTGGCACTACTAAGCCTAATTGAAAGGAATTGGAGAAGCTTTGGACTGaaaagccagggacattgtcaaggAAGAATGTGAAAAGGCACAATCTCTAGCCTTAAAAGACAGAAAAGCCTCTGTCTTGACAATTAAACTCTTCAACTCCAGGAGAGCTATTGCTGCCATCCTAACTACATCTGCCAGCATTTCTCACCCATTTTTCTTAATGGTAAGGGCAGGTttggaataaaataaaagcaaaacaggataacacagaacaaaataaaaagatggaaagaaCTGCACAAGAGGGAAGAGCCACCAtgatatagtagtttgaatgttggcctaagagtctggaaaatatggttcagttccttgcttggccattgaaacccaccgggtgacactggacaagtcacacactctcagccccagaaaatgctGCAATAGGGTTGTCATAtctcagaaaccacttgaaggcagacaagaacaacaaatataagaGATGAAAGCATGACAGATTCTTTCTTTAACTGAAGAACTTTTTCATGATGGATCCATAGTTGTGTTAAGATGCTATCAAAGTCCTTCAGAAAattaaatcaccagaaacagatggcatACTAATAGAATGGTTTCAGCTGTTTGGTAAAAACTTCCTACAGCTTGCCTTAGTCATTAAAATAGAGACTGcatgtagtcaagaaatcagaagataacTAAAACCACCTAAGTAATTGACAGCATGGGCAAGATTTGGACAGACAATGTAGTATGCTCCTCTTCTCACTCGCCCCACATCAGAGTTGGTCATGAGGGAAATTTGAAACTATTGTTAGATCTCTGGGTAATCTCATTACCAAATGTAGAATAACAACCACCACCGTTGTTCCCTGCTCTGTTACACAGCTGGAGTAAGTTTGGCTTAAAAAAGGAATGGATCTTTGTGTATGAGCTTCCTCCAATTATGATACTCAAAACCAATTTGAGGTTCAGAACATTTTCAGCTACGATCTTTTTGCACGATGCCCTGGGCTGGAGATCTTTGGGGCCAACATTTCAGTCAtagacaaaatatatttttcaagctcTTCCAAACCATGTAACATTTTCTTTAAGGAGCCCTGGCAAATGAGGGAGTGCTGGAATCTCCCAAGAATTAAGGCAGAGAAGATGGCATCCTGTGAAGGAGCCTGTGCCACCTGATGGGCTACTGGGAGCAGTGGTGGCTCCCTTCCTTGCATCTGTCCATCACCCCCTTCTTACCTTGACTGCCTTCATTGAGTTTCAGGGAGAGGGCACTCTTAGTACTGACCATCCTAAGCATTGCTTGGGCAGCACAGTGCAGCATGCAGCTGCTGAATCTGGGCGTCAGACGGCGCTCTTCTTCCGGTGCTGCTGTGCTCTCTTCTTGCAAGCAAGGTGCCCACGTGTGGGCAGCTGTTGCCTCCCTGTCAGGCGTATCACCTCCCATGTAGCTGGGTGCGGCTACGGCCAGAGCAAACACTAGGCCTAGCCAGCAGCCACCCATGGCATTCTTTGGCCACAGGCAACCGTGCGCAGCAGCTGCATGCAGGTCCAGGGGCAAAGTTTCTGCAcccagaggcaggaggaaggcaggCCGAGGGGCTGGATCCAGAAGCTCCAGCAGGCCTGGACTTGCTTCCGTAGCCTGTGTTCCAATATCCTTTGCCCTGTAGCTGCTGGGTTGGTGCCCAGAGGACGGTTGCCAGGGGACGCTTTTAGAAGAGGTTTTGGAATGCCAGGCCctgggagggagaagaaaggctTCAGAAACCAGCAGGGTGTTTGTGTGGAAGGAAGCAAGGGGTGTGTAGGTTACGCAAGAGGTAGATTTTTGTGGATATTGCAAGGCCAGGCAAAACAACATGCAGGAGCCTCCCAGCTTATCACTTAGCTTAACCCCTTCCTGCTTTCAAGCCAAGTATTATTGGCATTTGATCTGCAAAATTATAAATACATTTACCAGTTCTAAACAATGGCCCCATTGTCCTTATGACTGGattatggctttggtgcggcttctggactcttagtacgcatgcatcatttaaacatcatacctccaaagtgacccgaagcagctttattttggcctgtctgtatggggccaatgacaGCCCCCTTCCCACAAAAAAGGGAGTGTTGCTACGAGTTTTTTCTGAGTGACTGCAAATTGGGGAGTCTAAAGAAACCTAAGCACTGGATGACTAGAGAATAGCTACTGGCAGATGTTAATTTTCTtatctaaatatcctaaaggtaccagattctgtcagatcttgaaaactaagcaggatcagctcaggttagtacttggatgggagactgccaagaaacaccaggtgttgtaggctgtatctcagaggaaggaacgagcaaaaccacctctgaggattccttgcctaagaaaaccctaggaaattcatggaatcaccataattcaacaagagatttgaaagcacatacagaAAGCGAGAGAGGGAAAGGTGTGACGATATGCAACCTGAAACTGTTGACAGCACGCAAGAGGCTATTGCTGTGTGTTCTTCATCTCATCTCACCACACACATcaaacctgtgaatgagacatctcaaaatctgctgaggtcctgcaggctcaggcccatggcctccctgactgagtcttgTGTTTAGTCTTCTTCTCAACTTCCTTCCAccgttcctagcattattgtcttttccagtgattggtatcttctcatgatgtgtccaaagtagagAGGTGTCTAGGGAAAGTCcaagtttgatctgttcaaggacctatctgtttgtctttttggctagcCATGGCATCCCCTGCATtccttctccagcacatctcaaatgagctgattttctttctacccgctttcttcactgtccagttctcacatccgtacatggtggtAGGGAATACGATAGCTTGGCGGATCTGCATTTTAGCACTCAGTTATATTTTTACACATTAGGATCATGtttagttttttcatagctgccttctgcattcttaaaggtaaaggtagtcccttcacatgaatgtctagtcatcgccaactgtagggagtggtgcgcATATCCGTTACTAAGCtcaagagccagcgttgtctgaggactgctccggtggttgtgtggccagcatgattgcaccaaatgctgttaccttcccatcaaagtggtacctatttatctacttgcatttgcatgcttttggacTGCCAAGCTGGCAGAAGCTGGTAGCAGTGACAGGAACTCAagccatcatgtggcacttgggccttgaactgccaaccttctaatcTGCCATTTCTCAGAATTGGCATCTttaccactaagccaccgcatccctattctctattccttgtcttcttctaattttttgacTGTAGTCTTTGTGCTGATCACtaattgatccaaggtatgggaactctgactatttcaatgttttcattatataggatgaattcttatagatcttctgtagtcattatttttgttttcttaatgttcagtattAAGCCTGCCTTGCCACTTTCCTCAACCTTCTTCAGTAACAGCTTCAGGTCTTTGATGGTTTCTAATAGCATTGTGTCATTTGCATACTATAGGTTGTTAAATGTGTCTTCCTCAGATCTCCTGCCACTTAGTTTAAACCTGCTTATGTACAATGTTGTctacatacaggttgaataaacagggtgatagtatgcagccttgcctgacccctttgctgattgggaaccattctgtttctctgtattctgttctaaaagtagcctcttgtctcgttttctcattaggactatcagatgtggcaGCACTCCCATGTCTCTgaaagcattccatagcttttcatgacctATGccggttttcttttggaattccatgGTGTGCTCCACTATCCATTATAcgtttgcaata
It encodes the following:
- the LOC121915690 gene encoding uncharacterized protein LOC121915690, which encodes MLFCLALQYPQKSTSCVTYTPLASFHTNTLLVSEAFLLPPRAWHSKTSSKSVPWQPSSGHQPSSYRAKDIGTQATEASPGLLELLDPAPRPAFLLPLGAETLPLDLHAAAAHGCLWPKNAMGGCWLGLVFALAVAAPSYMGGDTPDREATAAHTWAPCLQEESTAAPEEERRLTPRFSSCMLHCAAQAMLRMVSTKSALSLKLNEGSQGEEHEFCWMLRLRCQKGERLTKAFVLLNLEQPPDGGQLPPYRLLLTTPPSLRQHLQPRHRSRATKLVSEEACGVRYDVTEPFRSAGGGRDAQMCIKAVCPEEDVCGALRLGLQCPPFLATLWRSLPRPDD